In Leptospira bourretii, a genomic segment contains:
- a CDS encoding ABC-type transport auxiliary lipoprotein, LBF_0736 family has product MKALTRFFILIGFTFVLTQCFGVSKTFPEKRFFLIEVGEIKQLFVVPKPRTFVVRKVFISQRFEGKEFVYRKENAVYESDFYNGFFIPPAHNFKEEFVRSLLKSGNFEWDASMNTRINVTHFIELNLSQMYGDFRTKEPKAVLEFEIVVYEDKDSISTPVFRKTYKQIQLIEKKDPEALVLGWNLGLTNTFNELNADLSTRLK; this is encoded by the coding sequence ATGAAAGCTTTGACCCGTTTTTTCATTTTAATTGGATTCACATTTGTTTTAACCCAATGTTTTGGAGTTAGTAAAACTTTTCCTGAAAAAAGATTTTTTTTAATCGAAGTTGGTGAAATCAAACAATTGTTTGTTGTTCCAAAACCAAGGACTTTTGTCGTCCGAAAGGTTTTTATTTCTCAAAGATTCGAAGGAAAAGAATTTGTATATCGCAAAGAAAATGCCGTTTACGAATCCGATTTTTATAATGGTTTTTTTATTCCGCCGGCCCATAACTTCAAAGAAGAGTTTGTTCGTTCTCTTTTGAAATCCGGTAACTTTGAATGGGATGCGAGTATGAACACCAGAATCAATGTTACACATTTTATTGAACTAAACCTTTCTCAAATGTATGGAGACTTTCGTACCAAAGAACCAAAAGCGGTTCTAGAATTTGAGATTGTGGTTTATGAAGATAAGGATTCAATTTCTACACCAGTGTTCCGAAAAACTTACAAACAAATCCAACTCATTGAAAAAAAAGATCCCGAAGCTTTGGTTCTTGGTTGGAATCTTGGTCTCACCAATACATTTAATGAGTTGAATGCCGATCTAAGCACTCGGTTAAAATGA
- a CDS encoding MlaD family protein has protein sequence MNQSNKIYFKVGIFVLVSFFTLILFLIVFTAGNIFQRSVSLETYFDESVQGLDIGSPVKHRGVKVGTVQEITFVQNEYSDKLTEDTELRYGRYVLIKMSVPDFVKGVYGNDLKKTVQRMIQSGLRVRLASQGLTGTAYLEVDYLNPEKNPPLSIEWEPKTIYIPSAPSTISRFTASVDKFFDKVEKADVDKILLGVGELIRNLNQTIQEAKLGDLARESTGLLVDLRKTNAEVKALIASPDTQGLPKKLDASVTQLQMTLKRLDTLLASNQGDISTSIENLRIASEDLKEVTSNAKKYPSQFLFGEAPNKSKLWK, from the coding sequence ATGAACCAATCGAATAAAATATATTTCAAAGTTGGGATTTTTGTCCTAGTTAGTTTTTTTACACTGATTTTGTTTTTAATTGTTTTCACTGCTGGGAATATCTTTCAAAGATCAGTTAGTCTGGAGACCTATTTCGATGAATCAGTCCAAGGTTTGGACATTGGTTCTCCAGTGAAACACCGTGGCGTAAAAGTTGGGACAGTCCAAGAGATTACTTTTGTTCAAAATGAATATTCGGATAAACTCACAGAAGATACAGAACTTCGTTATGGAAGATATGTTTTGATTAAAATGTCTGTTCCTGATTTTGTGAAGGGTGTTTATGGGAATGATTTAAAAAAAACCGTTCAGAGGATGATTCAAAGTGGACTTCGTGTTCGTCTCGCCTCACAAGGATTAACTGGGACAGCATATCTTGAAGTTGATTATTTGAATCCTGAAAAAAACCCTCCTTTGTCAATCGAATGGGAACCAAAAACAATTTATATCCCTTCTGCTCCAAGTACCATCTCTCGTTTCACTGCATCCGTAGATAAGTTTTTCGACAAAGTAGAAAAAGCAGATGTTGATAAAATTCTATTGGGTGTGGGCGAACTCATTCGAAATCTAAACCAAACCATCCAAGAAGCAAAGTTAGGTGATTTAGCACGTGAATCCACCGGACTTCTCGTTGACCTTCGTAAAACAAATGCAGAAGTAAAGGCACTCATTGCTAGTCCTGATACACAAGGTTTACCTAAAAAATTAGATGCCTCTGTGACGCAGTTACAAATGACATTAAAACGATTGGATACACTTCTTGCTTCGAATCAGGGAGACATATCTACATCAATTGAAAATTTAAGAATCGCATCCGAAGATTTAAAAGAAGTAACTTCGAATGCGAAAAAATATCCTTCTCAGTTTCTTTTCGGAGAAGCACCAAACAAGTCTAAACTTTGGAAATAA
- a CDS encoding sterol desaturase family protein, with protein MRLIESIAPFYILLLLLEVLYTRFKKQDYYFYEDSLADLSLGVLSRIFDGVILLGLVFVYNELYKISWGETFLSKIFLSTSSPLYWILLFIILDFLFYWAHRYSHEIKVLWASHVVHHSSEEFNLSVALRQSFVRNIGIGLFYLPLALLGFPVESYLIIDALNRTYQFWVHTRTIKKLNKWFEFIFVTPSHHRVHHAMNPEYIDRNYGGVFIFWDRIFGTFCEEKQEPRYGLVSQLKTYDPVTAELHVFRDLFGDLWKTKYKWQGIRSFFSYPSVRPDDLQSILDRGVRDPKIWLNHNRWDIDRKSRLPQYRHKAGTPLDRIYLLISFLIPTVITLYFLKRMHLYSLGEIVSVFYLLVFSFVSMGRLLEGERNWFRFEIPKYISWLVLLRYFFL; from the coding sequence ATGAGACTCATTGAATCCATTGCACCGTTTTATATTCTACTTCTACTACTCGAGGTACTTTACACTCGTTTTAAAAAGCAGGATTATTATTTTTACGAAGATTCTTTAGCCGACTTGAGTCTGGGAGTTCTCAGCCGAATTTTTGACGGTGTGATCCTGCTGGGTTTGGTTTTTGTATACAATGAGTTATACAAAATTTCTTGGGGAGAGACTTTTCTTTCAAAAATCTTTTTATCAACTTCTTCTCCTTTATATTGGATTCTCCTTTTTATAATCCTTGATTTTTTGTTTTATTGGGCTCATCGATATAGCCATGAAATCAAAGTTTTGTGGGCTTCTCATGTAGTGCATCATTCAAGTGAAGAATTTAATTTGTCTGTTGCTCTTAGGCAGTCTTTTGTCCGTAATATAGGAATCGGGCTTTTTTATTTGCCACTTGCGCTTCTTGGTTTTCCGGTTGAGTCTTATTTGATCATCGATGCATTAAATCGTACATACCAATTCTGGGTTCATACTCGCACCATTAAAAAACTCAACAAGTGGTTTGAATTTATATTTGTGACACCATCTCATCATAGGGTCCACCACGCAATGAATCCAGAATATATTGACAGAAACTATGGAGGTGTGTTTATATTTTGGGATCGTATCTTTGGAACTTTTTGTGAAGAAAAACAAGAACCTAGGTATGGCCTTGTTTCTCAATTAAAAACTTATGATCCAGTGACGGCGGAACTTCATGTGTTCCGTGATTTGTTTGGTGATCTATGGAAAACAAAATATAAGTGGCAAGGGATCCGTTCTTTTTTTTCTTATCCTTCAGTTCGGCCTGATGACCTACAATCGATTCTTGATCGTGGTGTCAGAGATCCAAAAATTTGGCTGAATCACAACAGATGGGATATAGATAGAAAATCCAGATTACCTCAATACAGACACAAAGCCGGAACACCATTGGATCGAATTTATCTTTTGATTTCTTTTTTAATCCCAACAGTTATTACTTTATATTTTTTAAAAAGAATGCATCTTTATTCTTTGGGAGAAATTGTTTCTGTGTTTTATCTTTTGGTTTTTTCCTTTGTTTCCATGGGAAGACTTCTGGAAGGAGAAAGGAATTGGTTTCGATTTGAGATTCCAAAATATATTTCTTGGCTTGTGCTTCTTCGCTACTTTTTCTTATAG